A genomic stretch from Candidatus Brocadiia bacterium includes:
- a CDS encoding ABC transporter ATP-binding protein, whose protein sequence is MNLNNSRRLIAQLYPFARRYWALIIVTMVSIIFYGLLSQGRILLIKPISDVLKTKTAAGAALPDVSALNPAQTAKFSIPFESYIQGDSPEKTLINTAIIYLLMTILVVIFNYLKEYLQEYITLRIVIDIRNKVCGHLMNLSIRFFHDKKSGDLLSRMTNDITITQGALQLLFGDFIQQPIMILMTFGYMFVLDWQITLLILIGVPLVALPIVAFSRQIRKYRYKSLVKLGEVTESMHQIFTGIKVVKSFQMEEKEKQDLNKEHMGFFRKSLGVARAIAMLLSATELIGALLLLGAAYGFFYVLQTGRLEITTAFIFVAFLILAFKPIRIISRTYGSLQASLGGAQRIFEMMDLKPEIVDAPNAAELKSFSNNIEFNNVSFAYDREPVLRDINLKVKIGEIIAVVGPTGSGKSTLLDLISRFYDPTQGVVSVDGLNIRNVKLASLLKHIAIVGQEPFLFNSTIRENIAYGRPGASEDEIKSAARSAYIGDFIETLPQGYDTVIGERGVKLSGGERQRVAIARAILKNPSILLLDEATSALDTESEKIVQNALHNLITQQGRTTFIIAHRLSTIQNAHRIIVLEKGAIMEQGSHQELLQKNGLYARLYQTQFGEVNGL, encoded by the coding sequence ATGAATCTGAATAACTCTCGCAGGCTGATTGCCCAGTTATACCCCTTTGCCCGACGCTACTGGGCCCTGATTATCGTTACCATGGTCTCGATAATATTCTACGGACTGCTTTCCCAGGGTCGGATTCTCCTTATAAAACCCATCAGCGACGTCTTAAAGACCAAGACCGCAGCCGGCGCCGCCCTTCCGGACGTCAGCGCTCTCAACCCCGCACAAACAGCCAAGTTTTCCATACCGTTCGAATCCTATATCCAGGGCGACTCGCCTGAAAAAACACTTATCAACACCGCCATCATCTACCTCTTGATGACTATCCTGGTGGTCATTTTCAACTACCTCAAGGAATACCTCCAGGAATACATAACCCTCAGGATTGTCATTGATATCCGCAACAAGGTCTGCGGACACCTTATGAACCTGTCCATCAGGTTCTTCCACGACAAGAAGTCCGGCGACCTGCTCTCGCGCATGACCAACGACATCACCATCACCCAGGGCGCGCTCCAACTCCTGTTCGGCGATTTCATCCAGCAACCCATTATGATACTAATGACCTTCGGCTATATGTTCGTCCTGGACTGGCAAATCACCCTGTTAATACTCATCGGCGTCCCGCTGGTCGCCCTGCCCATCGTCGCCTTCAGCCGCCAGATACGCAAGTACCGCTACAAGAGCCTGGTCAAGCTGGGCGAGGTGACCGAATCAATGCACCAGATATTCACCGGCATCAAGGTGGTCAAATCGTTCCAGATGGAGGAGAAGGAAAAACAGGACCTGAACAAAGAACATATGGGCTTCTTCCGCAAATCGCTCGGCGTGGCCCGGGCCATTGCCATGCTCCTCAGCGCTACCGAACTAATCGGCGCTTTATTGCTGCTGGGCGCCGCCTACGGGTTCTTTTACGTCCTCCAAACCGGCCGGCTGGAAATAACAACCGCTTTTATCTTTGTTGCTTTCCTGATACTCGCCTTCAAACCCATCCGCATCATCAGCCGAACCTACGGCTCGCTCCAGGCCTCGCTGGGCGGCGCGCAACGCATCTTCGAGATGATGGACCTGAAACCGGAAATCGTCGACGCGCCCAATGCCGCCGAACTGAAATCATTCAGCAATAATATCGAATTCAATAACGTCTCCTTCGCCTATGACCGCGAACCGGTCTTGCGCGATATCAACCTCAAGGTCAAAATCGGAGAAATCATCGCCGTGGTCGGCCCTACCGGCTCCGGTAAATCAACCCTGCTCGACCTGATTTCCAGATTCTACGACCCGACCCAGGGCGTCGTCTCCGTCGACGGCCTTAATATCCGCAACGTAAAACTGGCTTCGCTCCTCAAACACATCGCCATCGTCGGCCAGGAGCCCTTCCTGTTCAACTCGACCATCCGCGAGAACATCGCTTACGGCCGGCCCGGCGCCTCCGAGGACGAAATCAAATCCGCCGCCCGCTCTGCCTATATCGGCGACTTCATCGAAACACTGCCTCAGGGCTACGACACCGTCATCGGCGAACGCGGCGTCAAGCTCTCCGGCGGCGAACGCCAGCGCGTGGCCATCGCCCGGGCCATACTCAAAAACCCGTCCATCCTGCTGCTCGACGAAGCCACCTCGGCGCTGGATACCGAATCGGAGAAAATAGTCCAAAACGCCCTGCATAACCTGATTACCCAGCAGGGGCGGACCACCTTCATCATCGCCCACCGCCTGTCCACCATCCAGAACGCCCACAGGATTATCGTCCTGGAAAAAGGCGCCATTATGGAACAGGGCTCGCATCAGGAGCTGCTCCAGAAAAACGGGCTCTACGCCCGGCTTTACCAGACCCAGTTCGGAGAAGTCAATGGCCTATAA
- a CDS encoding polysaccharide biosynthesis C-terminal domain-containing protein, giving the protein MVDNEEITQGGISHVRELGKDLLGYLPSKIVPLITSFVATAIITRMIKPDDYGLLTLVTATVTFAGTLGFDWIGYSVWRYYDQYKQNDELSLFMGTIINLNILMAGIVGAIIYGMALFYSNDVSFSQLLKIAILLLVTGRIYTFIIFIFQLQRKPFKYSLYSSIVAVLNVVFIGIFLYYFSARVDNIIYAAVIANGIVSIPGIIDLYRKLSVKWSSFSGRIVKQVVLFGLPQLGTLLGAVLLSLSDRFMINYYSSTADVGIYSAGYKVAEFCLNYAYNFLLLAVMPIIIQTYVKHGEKLVSDKLKMFIGVYLMILIPAAFGTIAVGQDIVKIMMGIEYHGSYIVLPWVVGGVFFFGLSQYFTLPLQLKERPSIIAILISGAGVLNILLNMVMIPRWGIIGAAAATLIAYFAYAVTSYWINNKVIRIRIPLDTLIKSLISAVVMYLSVDFGVSKFINLGLIPGLIIKIIWGAIIYFAVLYILREPIISKLAFIRGKSSE; this is encoded by the coding sequence ATGGTGGATAACGAAGAAATAACGCAGGGTGGTATTTCCCATGTTCGGGAGCTGGGCAAGGACTTGCTGGGCTATCTTCCTTCCAAAATAGTGCCGCTAATTACCAGTTTTGTTGCTACGGCGATTATTACCAGGATGATTAAGCCGGATGACTATGGGTTGCTGACCTTAGTTACCGCGACCGTTACTTTTGCCGGGACATTGGGTTTTGATTGGATAGGGTATTCAGTCTGGCGGTATTATGATCAATATAAACAGAATGATGAACTATCCCTGTTTATGGGAACGATTATTAACCTTAATATTTTGATGGCCGGTATTGTTGGCGCCATTATTTATGGGATGGCCTTATTTTATAGCAATGATGTCAGTTTCAGCCAGCTTTTGAAAATTGCTATATTGTTGTTAGTGACTGGGCGGATTTATACATTTATAATTTTCATATTTCAATTGCAGAGGAAGCCCTTTAAATACAGCCTGTATTCCTCAATCGTAGCTGTGTTGAATGTGGTATTTATCGGCATATTTCTTTATTACTTTTCGGCCAGGGTGGACAATATTATTTATGCGGCTGTTATTGCTAACGGCATTGTATCCATCCCGGGGATAATAGATCTTTATAGGAAACTCAGCGTAAAATGGTCGTCTTTTTCCGGGCGTATAGTAAAACAAGTGGTTTTGTTTGGATTGCCGCAATTAGGGACTTTATTAGGGGCTGTTTTACTTTCTCTGTCTGATCGCTTTATGATAAATTATTATTCCAGTACTGCTGATGTTGGTATCTATAGCGCTGGTTATAAAGTAGCTGAATTTTGCCTGAATTATGCATATAACTTTTTACTTTTGGCGGTTATGCCCATAATCATCCAGACATATGTAAAACATGGAGAAAAGCTTGTCAGTGATAAGTTGAAGATGTTTATTGGGGTTTATCTTATGATTTTGATCCCGGCGGCATTCGGCACAATTGCTGTTGGGCAGGATATTGTGAAGATAATGATGGGCATTGAATACCACGGCAGTTACATTGTATTGCCGTGGGTGGTTGGTGGCGTATTCTTTTTCGGGTTGAGCCAATATTTTACATTGCCGTTACAGCTAAAGGAAAGGCCCTCGATTATTGCGATATTGATATCCGGCGCGGGTGTTCTTAATATACTGCTTAATATGGTGATGATACCAAGATGGGGTATCATCGGGGCTGCGGCCGCGACACTGATTGCTTATTTTGCGTATGCGGTTACTTCGTATTGGATTAATAACAAGGTTATTAGAATAAGGATACCTTTAGATACATTGATAAAATCGCTTATATCAGCGGTGGTTATGTATCTTAGCGTAGATTTTGGCGTTAGTAAATTTATAAATCTAGGTTTGATACCTGGTTTGATTATAAAGATTATTTGGGGCGCTATTATTTATTTTGCGGTTTTGTATATTTTAAGAGAACCTATCATATCAAAATTGGCGTTTATAAGAGGCAAGAGTTCAGAATAA
- a CDS encoding HEAT repeat domain-containing protein, whose product MYKKLSALALLLIALNSCKSYELQFPSNPTLDSKGTTLTDDIQPVSTYDEIEHLKQKLVSPSPEERLFAAERLLYLDNKTSAKIITNGLKGDNEEAAKTIMTALTTNGKKNGTHKPEARAKTVERFLEPIVGLLDRANTPILPLVYDSLRFADPEKSARLLIISLNQPLKDEIIRSQIVRGLAYAPTKKSVPFLLGLFNNKKSDLNTEINRTLYAITFQTFYTKEEWLGWWNDNKYASREQWLNLAIITQLDMLKQKDAQIEQLKTSLSTMRLDLMKIRIEQARAQHDDITVLKYLTAALDDESPLMRKYAIEQLKTLDKEVTKQLITKLVEIINQPIPARSDAKAEEDIRIQIIALLGDLGDEKVVPSLTNILSGAKEQTIRDKIYAVFGRIATPTAVAPLLLGLKSEPEPTILIILDSLDKIKSREPVPTIHEYLALPEIKNNENITRAAIELLGNLKDPTSAEIIARYLEDTRKNVRWSAANSFGRMGLPEYAPKLVKLLSDEFPDVRQIAAESLGKMSNKETIPDLVKSMLSDKDSRTRQLAAGALGRIKDASAITPLLQTMGDPDEKIASAAWAAVNAIIADNLDLMEEIGQKLELANQLTRAMEIYQKIIAHPALQADDAKARLVKNKAPLARILVGLKYYEKAIPHLQDAQKAYPEKLIFTNMLIESYKNLGQHDAAIKTCLDILPDLKVDSNDWWDIQIERLSILKLKTDYQMVISESKKLLDNPAILPDPKVRIQAIKAECEKLANPQ is encoded by the coding sequence ATGTACAAAAAACTATCGGCGCTTGCCCTATTATTGATAGCCCTTAATTCCTGCAAAAGTTACGAATTACAGTTTCCGTCAAATCCAACCCTTGACAGCAAAGGCACAACTTTGACAGACGACATCCAGCCCGTTTCAACTTATGACGAAATAGAACATCTAAAACAGAAACTGGTCTCGCCTTCACCGGAAGAACGACTCTTTGCAGCTGAACGCCTGCTTTATCTGGATAATAAAACCTCGGCTAAAATAATCACGAACGGTCTCAAAGGAGATAACGAAGAAGCTGCAAAAACCATAATGACCGCGCTGACCACCAACGGCAAGAAAAACGGCACCCATAAACCAGAGGCCCGGGCCAAAACGGTCGAGCGCTTCCTTGAACCTATCGTCGGGCTACTTGACCGGGCAAATACCCCTATCCTGCCGTTAGTTTACGACTCGCTTAGATTCGCTGATCCTGAAAAATCGGCTCGCCTGCTCATTATATCGCTTAACCAACCGCTCAAAGACGAAATCATCCGCAGCCAAATCGTCCGTGGCCTGGCCTATGCTCCAACCAAAAAGAGCGTTCCGTTCCTGCTTGGACTTTTCAACAACAAGAAATCCGACCTCAACACTGAAATCAACCGGACTTTATACGCCATAACATTCCAGACCTTCTACACCAAGGAAGAATGGTTGGGCTGGTGGAACGACAATAAATATGCCTCACGCGAACAGTGGCTCAACCTAGCCATCATTACCCAGCTGGATATGCTCAAGCAGAAGGACGCCCAGATCGAACAACTCAAAACATCCCTTTCAACCATGCGCCTGGACCTAATGAAAATCCGCATCGAGCAGGCCAGAGCCCAGCACGATGATATTACAGTCCTCAAATACCTGACCGCCGCTCTGGACGATGAATCTCCCCTAATGCGAAAATACGCCATCGAACAGCTTAAAACACTGGATAAAGAAGTAACCAAGCAGTTGATTACTAAATTAGTTGAAATAATAAACCAGCCTATCCCAGCCCGATCTGATGCCAAAGCTGAAGAAGACATTCGCATACAGATTATAGCGCTTCTGGGCGATTTGGGCGATGAAAAGGTCGTTCCCTCACTAACCAACATCCTGTCCGGCGCCAAAGAGCAAACCATACGCGATAAGATTTATGCGGTTTTCGGCCGGATTGCCACGCCCACTGCGGTCGCGCCGTTATTGCTCGGATTAAAGTCCGAACCGGAACCAACCATCCTAATCATACTTGATTCACTCGATAAAATAAAATCACGCGAGCCCGTACCAACCATCCACGAATACCTGGCACTGCCGGAAATCAAGAATAATGAGAACATCACCCGGGCCGCAATCGAACTCCTGGGCAACCTTAAGGACCCGACCAGTGCCGAAATCATCGCCCGCTACCTGGAAGATACCCGCAAGAACGTCCGTTGGTCAGCCGCCAACAGCTTCGGCCGGATGGGACTGCCCGAATACGCGCCCAAGCTGGTCAAGTTACTGTCTGACGAATTCCCGGACGTCCGCCAAATAGCCGCCGAATCGCTGGGCAAGATGTCCAATAAGGAAACTATCCCGGATCTGGTCAAATCAATGCTGTCCGACAAGGACTCGCGTACCCGCCAGCTGGCCGCCGGCGCGCTGGGGCGGATTAAGGACGCCTCGGCCATCACCCCGCTGCTCCAAACTATGGGCGACCCGGATGAAAAAATAGCCTCCGCCGCCTGGGCCGCCGTCAACGCCATTATCGCCGACAACCTCGACCTGATGGAAGAAATCGGCCAGAAACTTGAACTGGCCAACCAGCTCACCCGGGCCATGGAAATATACCAGAAAATCATAGCCCACCCGGCGCTCCAAGCCGATGACGCCAAAGCGCGGCTGGTCAAGAACAAGGCGCCGCTGGCCCGCATCCTGGTCGGGCTTAAATACTACGAAAAAGCCATCCCCCATCTCCAGGACGCCCAGAAGGCCTACCCGGAAAAACTCATATTCACCAATATGCTGATTGAATCATATAAAAACCTGGGGCAACACGACGCGGCCATAAAGACCTGCCTGGATATCCTGCCCGACCTGAAAGTAGATTCCAACGACTGGTGGGACATCCAGATAGAGCGCTTGTCCATATTGAAACTCAAAACTGATTACCAGATGGTCATATCCGAAAGCAAAAAACTTCTGGATAACCCCGCAATACTGCCCGACCCAAAAGTCCGTATCCAGGCGATAAAAGCGGAATGCGAAAAGCTGGCTAACCCGCAATAA